One Anopheles moucheti unplaced genomic scaffold, idAnoMoucSN_F20_07 scaffold_34_ctg1, whole genome shotgun sequence DNA window includes the following coding sequences:
- the LOC128309240 gene encoding uncharacterized protein LOC128309240, which produces MKCTVVGRRHPISRTVTFPGTEHPPLTDADFRQGIYVQHKVGHSPLLDLKHFNIVRQVFVGDKLHALDRGVTRRNLLGPVYGKWGAIKWPVETCSHISAQIKNITLPREIHRKFRGLDELLHWKGTEFSSFLLYASFLVMKKNLPIRTYEHFMLYFVAVTMLSSNVYKDTWDQASEMLKKYVEMYDTIYGEGYISSNVHNLLHLTDEVKEFGPLNVMSAYPFENALNHIKRMLRHGHKCLEQTINRLSEFESFAVPITKPNNEIFLKGAEENITLHIRGFSLNRTLRDGWFLSAEKEIIHFVFAEMVDSNLRIVGRKLLNPSAQFNSPCSSYTLYIFKGKETDLSQTFYEFKPSDVKAKMAAIRTEDQEETVFVPLLHTLI; this is translated from the coding sequence ATGAAGTGCACGGTCGTTGGCAGACGGCACCCAATATCCAGAACAGTAACATTTCCTGGCACTGAGCATCCACCACTTACAGATGCTGATTTTCGGCAAGGTATTTATGTCCAACACAAAGTAGGGCATTCACCATTGTTAGATCTAAAGCATTTCAACATAGTTCGACAAGTTTTTGTTGGCGACAAATTACATGCATTAGATCGAGGTGTAACGCGTCGAAACTTGTTAGGACCAGTTTACGGCAAGTGGGGTGCTATTAAATGGCCAGTGGAGACTTGTTCACACATTTCtgcacaaattaaaaatattacacttCCTCGGGAAATACATCGCAAATTCAGGGGCTTGGATGAACTGTTGCATTGGAAAGGCACAGAATTTAGCAGTTTTTTGCTGTATGCAAGTTTTTTGGTAATGAAGAAGAATTTGCCTATTCGAACATATGAACACTTCATGTTATATTTTGTCGCAGTTACCATGCTTTCGTCGAACGTGTATAAAGATACTTGGGATCAAGCCTCTGAAATGCTGAAAAAGTATGTAGAAATGTACGATACTATATACGGCGAAGGTTATATAAGCAGTAATGTGCACAATTTGTTGCATTTAACCGACGAAGTGAAGGAATTTGGGCCCCTCAACGTAATGTCTGCTTATCCCTTTGAAAATGCTCTAAATCATATAAAAAGAATGCTTAGACATGGCCATAAATGTTTGGAACAAACTATAAATCGTTTATCAGAATTCGAAAGCTTTGCTGTTCCAAtaacaaaacccaacaatgaaatttttttaaaaggaGCGGAAGAAAATATAACGTTACACATACGCGGATTTTCTCTGAACCGTACCTTGCGCGACGGATGGTTTCTTTCCgcagaaaaagaaattattcattttgtGTTTGCAGAAATGGTAGATTCTAATTTAAGAATAGTAGGCAGAAAACTGTTAAACCCAAGTGCACAGTTTAACTCGCCATGTTCTTCTTATACCCTGTACATTTTCAAAGGCAAAGAAACTGATTTATCTCAGACCTTTTATGAGTTTAAGCCAAGCGATGTTAAGGCAAAGATGGCAGCAATAAGAACAGAAGATCAGGaggaaacagtttttgttcCTTTGCTGCATACATTAATTTAG
- the LOC128309235 gene encoding uncharacterized protein LOC128309235 has product MNTKRFEAINGKLHNAGAFEEIENHPANGNTNCAAHPEHPRAHDLATIVLDHDHSYSSINTLNPGDPIPSTSSSDPVTNNQGESVSGQLAALAGEIRCLREGQEYLLTTFEYAMETVNTHRPISSFKVQTMKSREELQNFDAQLSDAEFMKKVVSFIKTETGEHRQMYIMHKAIDILFSPELMAACSWSGVGIPHPKIAFKPFRNILQLFSVLGASGGDTLPAYKVMEYFKGKFYHAKQRLNTFKNVRASAPRSIRSYNRLALQNIVNNSTT; this is encoded by the exons ATGAATACT AAACGATTCGAAGCGATAAATGGCAAGCTGCACAATGCAGGAGCATttgaagaaatagaaaaccatCCAGCAAAT GGTAATACCAACTGTGCAGCTCATCCTGAACATCCGCGGGCGCACGATTTGGCAACAATTGTCTTGGATCATGATCATTCTTATTCATCAATCAACACTCTTAATCCTGGTGATCCCATTCCATCAACATCATCTTCCGATCCAGTTACAAATAACCAAGGAGAGTCAGTTTCTGGTCAGCTAGCGGCTTTAGCAGGTGAAATAAGATGCCTGAGAGAAGGTCAAGAATACCTTCTGACCACTTTTGAATATGCCATGGAGACTGTGAACACTCACCGGCCAATTTCGTCATTCAAAGTGCAAACAATGAAGTCCAGAGAGGAACTACAAAATTTTGACGCACAATTATCCGATGCGGAATTTATGAAAAAAGTCGTAAGCTTCATCAAAACGGAGACCGGGGAACACCGACAAATGTATATCATGCACAAGGcgattgatattttattttctccagAATTAATGGCAGCGTGCAGTTGGAGTGGAGTCGGTATTCCCCATCCTAAAATTGCTTTTAAACCGTTCCGAAACATCCTACagttgttttccgttttagGAGCTAGTGGTGGCGATACACTTCCTGCGTATAAAGTGATGGAATATTTTAAAGGAAAATTTTACCATGCGAAGCAGAGATTGAATACCTTTAAAAATGTTCGCGCATCAGCTCCACGGTCAATAAGGTCCTATAATAGGCTCGCACTCCAAAACATTGTAAACAATAGTACAACTTAA